The nucleotide sequence ATAACGGTTATCATGGCGACACTCTGGGGGCGGTTTCGGTCGGGGGAATCGACGTCTTCCACAAGGCTTTCTCGCCTCTTTTGTTTAAGACCTACAGGGCTCCCTCCTATTACTGCTACAGATGCCCGCTCGGAAAAACCTGGCCCGGGTGCGAAATCGCGTGCGCGGACGAGATGGGGGAGATACTAGAGGAGCACCACGATGAAATAGCCGCAGTCATACTTGAGCCTTGTGTTCAGGCTGCGGGAGGAATGGTGGTGGCTCCTGACGGCTACCTCGCGAAAGTGAGGGAGTACTGCACTCGCTACGACGTGCTTATGATAGTTGATGAGGTGGCGACCGGCTTCGGAAGAACCGGGAAGATGTTCGCATGCGAACACGACGGCGTGACGCCCGATATGATGGTTCTCGGAAAGGGAATGACCGGTGGATACCTTCCGCTTTCGGCGACAATAACGACTGATGAGATATACGAGGAGTTCCTTGGGGATTACGAGGAATTCAAGACCTTCTTTCACGGACACAGCTACTCCGGAAACCCTCTTTCGTGTGCGGCCGCAATGGGCAATCTCGAGGCTTTTCGAAATAACGACACCCTAGCGTCCCTTTCAGAAAAAGTCGAGTTTCTGGAAAACGAACTTCGGGAGTTCGAGGGTCTCTCTCATGTCGGAAACGTGAGAAACAAGGGGCTTATGGTCGGAATCGAGCTCGTGAGCGACAAAGAGACGAAAAAGCCCTACGAGGCGGCGGAGAGAATGGGGTGGCAGGTCGCCGAGGAGGC is from Candidatus Dadabacteria bacterium and encodes:
- the bioA gene encoding adenosylmethionine--8-amino-7-oxononanoate transaminase; this encodes MSDRSKQIGSYDREFVWHPFTQMKDYVRKGPIVIERAEGSYLIDSEGKKYIDGVSSLWVNIHGHAVPEIDGAIKKQLDLVSHSTLLGITNPPAAELAREIVEICPPGLKKVFYSGDGASAVEVALKMAFQYWSHKGKPEKKAFLCLDNGYHGDTLGAVSVGGIDVFHKAFSPLLFKTYRAPSYYCYRCPLGKTWPGCEIACADEMGEILEEHHDEIAAVILEPCVQAAGGMVVAPDGYLAKVREYCTRYDVLMIVDEVATGFGRTGKMFACEHDGVTPDMMVLGKGMTGGYLPLSATITTDEIYEEFLGDYEEFKTFFHGHSYSGNPLSCAAAMGNLEAFRNNDTLASLSEKVEFLENELREFEGLSHVGNVRNKGLMVGIELVSDKETKKPYEAAERMGWQVAEEALSHEVLIRPLGDVVVLMPPVGIEMDDLAKLLRATYLSIKNVTEEG